The stretch of DNA TCCCCGGCTATCGGCCCAATTGGCTGGTCGTGGATTCGGCCAAGGAGAACATGTACGTCATCAACTCGCTCTCCAACGCTGCCAAGATCAATATCGAAACGGGCGAGGTCGTCTGGACCAACGGGACCGGCATCGGTCCGTACGGCGCGTCGCTCAATATCGACGAGACCGAACTCTGGGTCGCGGACAAGGGCGAGGGCGCTCACCACCTGGGCCGCACCGTCACCATCATCGACACCCAGACCGGGCATGCCACCGAAACGCTCTACGGCGCCTACAAGGTGGACCATGTGCTTCTTGACCCCACCGGCACGGAAATGTGGGCCACCAGCAACGGCGAGGGCCGAATTTACGTCTACGATGCCAAGTCGAGGGAACTGACGAACATCATCGACATGCCGGGTAACGGCGATGCCCACGGCCTCGTGTGGGTGCACTACGACGAGAATGGCGAACCGCGCGTGGTACGCGACCAGGGCAATTTTCACGGCGGTATCAATCCCGTCCTGGGCAACGCGCTGAATTTCTAGCCGATCCGCACGCTATCAGATTTTTATACGCAATCGCGTATTTTCTGCAGTTATACGCATTAACGTATAGGGTGAATTTGTGTGCGCACGCACAGACAAGATGAGTGCGCCACCCGGGAGGAAAGCCATGGTAACCACCGAGTCACCGCGTTCATTCTTTAAACAGTTCGCCCGCCTTGCCGCGGCTACCCTCTTGCTGGCCTTCCCCATCGCCGGGTTGCAGGCCCAGCCCGCAGATTGGACGGAGCCGTTCCCGGGGCACCGGGTCATCGGAAATCTGTATGCCGTAGGTACCGCCGGCCTGGGCGTTTTCCT from Gemmatimonadota bacterium encodes:
- a CDS encoding YncE family protein, with product LDPETDEVVGGIRDVDLGGFAYTAWSDKDYEYIYALVEPAGYAPGRATGMFAAVSMYQGRFTALRPFWIAKIDPDTWEVLREYPIPGYRPNWLVVDSAKENMYVINSLSNAAKINIETGEVVWTNGTGIGPYGASLNIDETELWVADKGEGAHHLGRTVTIIDTQTGHATETLYGAYKVDHVLLDPTGTEMWATSNGEGRIYVYDAKSRELTNIIDMPGNGDAHGLVWVHYDENGEPRVVRDQGNFHGGINPVLGNALNF